In Pan paniscus chromosome 1, NHGRI_mPanPan1-v2.0_pri, whole genome shotgun sequence, the DNA window ttgaactcctgacctcaggtgatccgcctgtcttggcctcccaaagtgctgggattacaggcatgagccaactcaGCTGgccttaaatgaatgaattcttgaCTTCCACTCTATCCCTAATGCTGTCAATTTCTTGATTCATGAAATGAATATGGATATGTGATATGAATGGATATTTGGTTCAATCCATTAATCTGCGGAAAGCCAAAAACCCAATCAGGATTAGCTGGGTGGAACTTCAGAAATGCAATCAGATATTGCTTTTTGATTGGAAGCTAGCACTGCATACGTGGAAGGGCGTGGGTGGgagttgtgattagaaaggtcaataaaagcttctaaagacccactggagagacccaaagtcttcaagcctggagttcctgcttggttcttcctgaggtctgaACACCCTGCAAACTGAgtccagatctggtaagtcacCAATTTCTGTAAGGACACTCCCATCTGACCTACAGTCAGCCGATGTAGAATGGTGACAGTGCAGCCTACGACGGCACAGAACTAtatcctgtctttttttctttttttcataagaaCGGTTTCaagctttgatctttttttttctaaatgcagttttgtctttatttcaaaaatgttgatTGTGCTTTTCTTTACGTCATTTCAGAATTCTTGTTGGGAGCCATTTTGTGAAGAGAGGAAGACTGAGCTGTTTTGGCTGCATTTCTGGCCTCGAGCTGCAGTCAGCTTCTCCACGTAGAACCCGGCAGTAGGAGACTTAGAATCTAATCTCTTTTCCCTCCCGCCTCCTGTTTTTGGCTTTTGGAGAAACCTTATCATCCAACACAATGGCCAGCAACGTTACCAACAAGATGGATCCTCACTCCATGAACTCCCGTGTGTTCATTGGGAATCTCAACACTCTTGTTGTCAAGAAATCGGATGTGGAGGCGATCTTTTCCAAGTATGGCAAAATTGCAGGCTGCTCTGTTCATAAGGGCTTTGCCTTCGTTCAATATGATAAGGAGAAAAATGCCCAGGCTGCTGTAGCAGGAGAGGATGGCAGAATGATTGCTGACCAGGTTGTAGATATTAACCTGGCTGCAGAGCCAAAAGTGAACCGAGGAAACGCAGGTGTGAAACGATCAGCAGCAGAGATGTACGGCTCCTCTTTTGACTTGGACTATGGCTTTCAACGGCATTATTATGATGGGATGTACAGTTTCCCAGCATGtgtacctcctcctcctcccattgCTCTGGCTGTAGTGCCCTCGAAACGTCAGCGCGTATCAGGAAACACCTCACGAAGGGGCAAAAGTGGCTTCAATTCTAAGAGTGGAAAGCGGGGATCTTCCAAGTCTGGAAAGCTGAAAGGAGATGACCTTCAGGCCATTAAGCAGGAGTTGACCCAGATAAAACAGAAAGTGGATTCTCTCCTGGAAAACctggaaaaaattgaaaaggaacagAGCAAACAAGAGGTAGAGGTGAAAAATGCTAAGTCAGAAGAGGAGCAGAGCAGTAGCTCCATGAAGAACAATGAGACTCATGTGAAGATGGAGTCTGAGAGGGGTGCAGAAGACTCTGCTGTGGAGGGGGACCCActggatgatgatgataatgaagatCGGGGGACAACCAGCTGGAGTTGATCAACGATGATGaaaaagaggctgaggaaggagaggataaCAGAGACAGCACCAATGGCCAGGATGACTCTTAAGCACATAGTGGGGTTGAGAAATCTTATCCCATTGTTTCTTTACCTAGGAGCTTGTCTAACATCAAATTTTTCACCAGATCCTCTCCCTTAGTATCTTCAGCACATGCTTACTGTTCTCCCCATCCTTGTCCTTCCcacattcattaattcatattGCCCTGCGCCTAGTCCCATTTTCACTTCCCTTGACACCCCTAGTAGTTTTCCTAAGTCTTACcctgtaatttttgcttttaattttgacaCCTCTTTATGACTTAACAGTAAAAAGGACGTATGGTTTTTATcaactgtctccaaaataatttttatgcagggaatacagttcttttctttcatacaTAAGTTCAGTAGTTGCTTCCCTAACTGCAAAGGCAATCTCATTGAGTTGAGTAGCTCCTGAAAGCAGCTTGGAGTTACAAGTATGTGTGTTACACCCCATATTAGTGTGCTGTGTGGGGCAGTTCAACAAAAATCTAACAATGTATTTTTGTGAATGAGAGTTGGCATGTCAAATGCATCCTCAGAAACATAATTGGTGTTATAGTCTTAAAACGTGTTTTCTAAAGTTGATACTGTGGGTTATTTTTGTGAACAGCTTCATGTTTGGGAcctttttcctcaaaataaacaAGTCCTTATTAAACcagcaatttaaagaaaaaaaattcttggtgggagcagtgactcatgcctgtaactacgacactttgggaggccaaggcgggaggatcatttgagcccaggggttcgagaccaacctgggcaacatggcaaaaccctatctttacaaaacatttgttttgaggggtgggatggagtttcactctgttacccaggctggaatggagtggcacaatctcagctcactccaacatccacctcccaggcttaagcaattctcatgcctcagcctcctgagtagctgggattatagccacccgccaccatgcacagctcatttttatatttttggtagagacggcggttcaccatgttggccaggctggtctcgaactcctaacctcaagtgatccacctgccttggcctcccaaagggctgggattacaccagTGAGCCACCAATGCCctgcctcttttttaaaaaatgagatgggCATGGTTGAAGAGGagcagcccctccacacctgtgggtatatcgcatcaggtgggatgagagactgagaaaagaaataagacacaaagtatggagaaagaacagtgggcccaggggactggtGCTCAGCATAAAACATGTGAGAAAAGGAATGTgtgtcacaaataagttcaagggaaggtactctGCCTGGATGTGCATGTAGGCCAGATGTACGCTTCTCTCCACCCAAGCATCTCAGTGGAGTAGAGAATAACAGAgcagcattgctgccaacatgtctcACCCCACACCACAGGGCAGTTTTcctcctatctcagaatagaacAAATCTGCAATCGGGTTTTATCctgagacattccattcccagggggaggcaggagacagaggccttcctcttatctcagctgcaagaggccttactcttttactaatcctcctcagcacagacccttcacgggtgtggggctgggggatggtcaggtcttttcCATCCCaagaggccatatctcaggctatcacatggggagaaaccttgcaCAATATCCGGCTTTCCAGGACAgaagtccctgtggctttccacagtgcattgtgcccctggtttatcgaGAATGGAGAATCGCAACGATTTTACCAAGCATATGGCCTGTAAAcatattgttaacaaggcacatcctgcgcTGCCCTAGATCCCTTATaccttgattccatacaacacGTGTTTTTCTGAGCTCAAGGTTGGGGCAAAGTTACAGATTAGCAGCATCTCAGGGCAAAGCAATTCTTCAGGGTACAGGTCAAAATGGAGTtacttatgtcttccttttctacatagacacagtaacagtctgatctatctttcttttccctacacatggtggcatgcatctgtagtcccagcaatttgggtggctgaggtgggaggatcccttgaacccagaagattgatgctgcagtgagccatgctcacaccagtgctgtactccagcctgggcagcagagtgagactctgtcgaaaaaaaaaaaaggggaatatcatactctggggactgtggtggggaggggggaggggggagggatagtattgggagatatacctaatggtagatgacgagttagtgggtgcagcgcaccagcatggcacatgtatacatatgtaactaacctgcacaatgtgcacatgtaccctaaaacttaaagtataataaaaaaaaaaaaagaaaagaaaaaaagaaaaatcttaaccaagcagttaaaaaaaatccaattaattgTAATCAGTAGGCTGATCCCAAATTCctcaaagagggagagaaagagttcAGAAGGCTCTACATGCTAGCATCCCATTCAGACTGTTTAATCCTACCATTGTGGTTTTGTAAGAAAAACAGTCTTAAAGATTTCCAATAATTCCCACAATGGCCATAAATTAACCTGGGTGTCATTTtcccaccaacttaaaaaggcacgtgagaggccgggcacggtggctcacacctgtaatcccagcactttgggaagccgaggcagatggaacacctgaaatcaggagttcgagaccagcctggccaacatggagaaactccatttctactaaaactacaaaaaatagcagggcgtggtggtaggcacctgtaatctcaggtacttgggaggctgaggcaggagaaacagttgaacccgagaggtggaggttgcattgagccaagatagcacctttgcactccagcctggccacagagcaagactccatctccaaaaaatactactaataataattataacagcaTGTCCATTCACTCTCCAAAGTGTCCAGGACTGGACAATTAATTGTGAGGCCCTCTTCTCTAGCACCCTACGCTATAGCATATATgtggattaaaataaatacacataaaaatgcaagtatatattctatatactttcCATATACTTATATTATATAAGGTCACATGCAAATTCAAGGCTAGCTCAAAGAGTAGAGTGGCTATATATGGAAAGGGGAGTGGAAGTGAATAATGGtaataaaaggaaacagatagatatagatatagatatgaataagtagacatacacatatatagctgCAAGAAAGGGGGTTGTCATGGACCAATGATGACAGTGAGCCGTGTAAAAAGGCTAAAATTCTTGtgattgtgtttccattttcaggaTGAGTTGTAGCTTACCTTTTTAGAAAGGCTGATGATGCAGTCATAGCAAATAAgtgattataaaatgtgtttcctttctgGGACAATTCTGGAGAAATCTCTAATGGTATGAGAATTCAGTTTACTGGGCAGGTTATCACACAGATAAAATTTTACAGATCCAATGACACTAGCATTAACTTCATTATCCTTGGTATTCTATAAAGGTTGAGTGAACAAATGGTATCTTTAAACGAAAATTAGCTAAACTGACAAAGAAaactggattattattatttatttttgagacagagtctctgttgcccaggctggagtacagtggtgctacattggctcactgcaacctctgcctcccgggttcaaggggttctcctgcctcagtcacctaagtagctgggattacaggcacacaccaccacacccagctaatttttgaatttttggcagaagcggggtttcaccatgttggccaggttggtctcgaacccctgacatcgggatctgcctgcctcggcctcctaaagtgctgggattataggcgtgagccaccacaccaggccgaatcttcttttcttttctcaaagatAGTGTCACAGTATTGGGTTCTATGCACTTAAGAGAGTGATCCCATCATTCAGTAACAATATGAATCAATACTGCAAGACCTTGATGCAGAATTTCAAAGACTATTTCCAGTAGGTGAAGGAGACTTTCAGTGATGCTTAGATCTTCCTGCCCTAGCATTTGGAGATTGCATCCTTTGGAAATGACACCAAGGGAAATCTGCGCATGAGCAGCAATGGATGGGACCGTACCAGATAACTGAAACGTAAAGATATCCGAGGAAAAGCCTTCCCTAGAAGCACACATCATCACCTGGTAGACAGCTTTTCCAagacaatggagcaagactccatttgatCTTCTTCCATTGACTGagacttggttttgttttgtattaacaCAAAATTCTCAAAcctgtattttatattgttaGGTACTTTCACCACTCAAAGCAAACACTTTCTAAGGTCTCCTGTTCAAAATGTAGCCACTCTCACTAACCAAAGCAATTGCTGGCTATGGAGTCATTTACATGAAAGGGAAGGATCACAAATAATAGTAGAAGCTGCTCTCATACACAGATGGGTAGCAATTGAGGATGCTAACTTCATGATAAGGTTTGTTATCCTTCCTTTGGAAGGTTGGTTAATATTGATAATTAAATGACTTGGTACTGAGAACAAGCTATAGGTGCAATTGGGTGGCCTATGACTATTATTGATTTCATTACTGGTAATTTATCTCTATGCCTAGAAAACATTAGTGTAACTGGGTCTAACCTAGATAGTGTTCCAGACTCCCACTGGAATCAAACTCTTTGGTTTGACACGCATTATGTAGATGGGAATGCTATAGATATCGACATAGACATAGAGTCAGAACATGACCATGTTACCCTCTGCCATATAATCAGAGAACTTACTGAAACTAGGCACTGGTTCATTGGAAACTCCAGAGGCAAATAGAATGCATCTATAGCTCTACTGTatgaaataatagttttatttattggaTGCATCAATACTCAGGACATATTTGGAGAGGAAACTATTCTTTCTTCAATGGAGATGGCATGCAAGGATTACTTtataaaacacacagaaatattttttcttcctacccCAATTCCAACCATTACCGTGCAACCTGTTGTCAATAGACGTTAAGGTAGTTGAggcagaaataattaaataaagcttCATTGGAAGCTAAATGTCAGGATCGACCTGGAAGACACACACTGACAAAATGAGTGTTTTCCAAAGTCTGTTACAAGTTGGAATGCTTTTTATAAGAAAGGTTGAAAGAAGGGAATGGGACTCCTCctatcagttgttttttttttaattttcttttgttttatcctGGCAAGGCTCTAATAGAgttgagcttttttgtttttgttttttccattggaaGGGACAATACAAAGGTTACAATCGTTGACTTTAGATGACAATATGAcaggcaaaaatattttccttgcaaGACAACCAGCAAAACTTCACGATCAGAATCAAATCAGTGTCCTTCTCACTGTCACTGGGTGAAGCCTTCATCAGTCTACTTGAAGAGTCTCAGGCACTCATGAAGTCAAGATCAGATTCTTTACTCAGGGACAGGATGTAAGCCAATCATAAGACCTTCCACAGATGATTAATTTGGAAGTCTACCTAATGTGACCTGCAGGTTTTCACTGGCAATATGCAGGTGCAGATATAACAAAGAATAATCCTGACCTTCATATCACCCCTAGCTGATGAGGATTGGGATTCTTttgtccctttctctccataaaaCCAGGTTACTCATCTTGTGTGGCAACAAAATATATGGTCTACTTAACAGAGAAAGATACtccacaggaaaaataaaaggatttttattatgaaatgagcAAAGCCATGGGAATAGATGTGAGATTATTcggggaggtaaaggaagacaaaggttttgaaaggaaaaatgaggagaattacataaatttttttgaaagactCATTCTTGGTCACAAGTATGAAAACCAAGGGAGCCTCAGTGCAATGTTGGAAAGATTCCTCCTCCACCCTCTCAATAACCCCCAACACATTTACCAAGTCTTCGTTCACTCCCAGGATTCCATTAAAACACCCAGCTCAACACTGAGCAGCCTCCACCTTCACTTCCCTTTATAATTTTGACATAAATTTGTTACAGGACCATCAGGTTCCTATGCCTGCTGCACAGTAGCTTACCAATATTCTGAGACAGGAGGGTTTGCAGCAGAAAGTTTAATGATCACAAGGT includes these proteins:
- the LOC134728972 gene encoding heterogeneous nuclear ribonucleoprotein C-like 1, translated to MASNVTNKMDPHSMNSRVFIGNLNTLVVKKSDVEAIFSKYGKIAGCSVHKGFAFVQYDKEKNAQAAVAGEDGRMIADQVVDINLAAEPKVNRGNAGVKRSAAEMYGSSFDLDYGFQRHYYDGMYSFPACVPPPPPIALAVVPSKRQRVSGNTSRRGKSGFNSKSGKRGSSKSGKLKGDDLQAIKQELTQIKQKVDSLLENLEKIEKEQSKQEVEVKNAKSEEEQSSSSMKNNETHVKMESERGAEDSAVEGDPLDDDDNEDRGTTSWS